The region GTAAattgaaaagaagaaaaaaatatgaatcaaATTTACAACACAAGAAGTAAGTAATTCAGAATCTTTACAAATGAACAAGTGGGACATTTTCTAGCTATCCCATCAGCCAAATACATAGAACTAAACACAGCTCTATTCTAGAggctaatatataaaaaaacaaaggaCCATCACGGTCCTTTAACTAGTGCATCCGGATCAATTAATTCAAACTTcgccattttaatcaattaaggatAATACTATCGACTTTTAGATCAAGTAACCCTCGAAATGGGTCATTGGAATCCCTTAACTCGTTCATTTTGTATAATTTAGGAGTTTGTTGACATAAAAAAAGAGTATGTCATCTTGATTAAAATGACCGAGTGTCAGTTAATTGATCCTGAAACACAAGTTCAAGGACCGCTTAGTTAATTGATCCTGAAACACAAGTTCAAGGACCGCTTACTCAATATATTAAGCAACATTCTCCATCTTCCTAATCCTATCACAGCATGCCACGCTTAACTTTTGCCCCAACTAGCTACCTATACACCTCCAAGCTCTGATAATCAAACCATAGTACAACAACAACACAGAAATTTTTTACACTGAAGTAACACCAACAGTACCATGAGATGCAGCGCCTCGAGAACTAGCAACTTGATTCGCCAAAAAGCGGACTACAACACAGGTGATATTGTCCGCACTGCCTCTCTGGAATGCATCTTGCAGCAGTCTCCTGGCTGCCTGTTCTGGATCCTCTATCGGTTTAGTCATTTCGACAGCTTCCTGGAAAATCGTACATAGCATCAGATGGCGCagccaataataaataacccGTTCTCtcctttattatttatattaaaatggaGAATTAGATGTTAAGGGAAACCTCATTGGTCACGACATCCCACAGCCCATCACTTGCAAGAATAAGAAACTCAAGCGAGCTGTCGATTTTCTCCTCCTGCCACGAAGAGAGATGTCAGCAACCAACACAGAATAAAATGCAAACAAAAATATGTAAAGCAAAACAatggaaatttaaaaatagatgaGATGACTACTTGAGAAATCTCATATGCAATAAGGAAAAAATCAAACACTTTATCATTTAAAGTTACATAGCAGTGAGAAATGTAAATATTGATAGATCCTCATTCGTATAAGCTATCTTAATTAAGGAGTTAAATTTTGACAGTTAACCTAGATCTCCTCCTTTTCATCTCTCCTTTTGTATGCTTTACCATGAAATTTTGCatgcaaaaaatacaaaaactgtCGGAACAAGAAGGGCGAGACCTGAATTTCTGGATCAGCAACAACATACTGCTTCAAGAGCTTATCACCAAATGCACGAGAGACGGCAAGAACACCACCAACTCTCCAAGTACCTGTTTCGTAATCAAGAATGTGAGAACATCATTGAGAAGATTTAGTAAATAAATGAAGCGGTTAAGATTGGCAATGCAAAGTCCTTGCCTGCCCACATAACAAATCCTCCAGCATCCTCAATCCGTTGTCGCTCATCAGTTTGGTCCGGCTTGTGATCTCGAGAAACAGCAAAAGCTGCATAAAATGCAAAACATAGCGTGAATATGTAACAGTCAACGGCATTGTAATCCCAAATTTCACGAGGGTAAATATTACAAACAATAATTCTTCTAAAACTTACCAGTGCCTCCCCTGCATATGACAGCTCTAGAGTCTCCAACATTTGCAACAAGTAAACGATCACCGAAAAGAATCGCAGTGGATGCTGTTGATCCAGCATCacggttttgattattttctGATTTCAAAAATTCCGAGTCTGTGTGACAGTATGCATCAGCTGTGGTACAAACAGAGAATTTTTGAGATTAACATGGAGTTTGTCTTGTTGGATGATGAATTCATAAAAAGTGCTACCAGTGGTAGCGAGTGAAATACCTATAGCAGATTTTGTATCTGAAATGAACTTTGGATGACTGAtcaaattactgaaaaggtttTGTTTCACATATTCAGCAGCCCGAGCACCTCCATGACCTGCAAAATAGCATAACAGAGATTTCTAGCATCATCTAAATTGTACAAatttaaggaaaaaaaaaataaaacgggCTGATGTTATTTGATGCTAAAATTAAATGAGCAATCAGCACCACGAGTTTACATCTTATTAAGTGAAGAAACAATAGCATAATCATGCAAAATCTATGTTAAGAAATTGGCAAAACAAAGTGGTATGTATGTCCTTAGCATATAATTCGAAATCCATGCCAACTCCATATTTCCGAGCCATCAGTGGCACTAAAAATGGCTTCAAATACCGGAACCATAGCAGAGCAAATACTCAAGCACTAAAAAATCTGTAATACTGCTACAACATTAGAGCAGATGCCAAAAAACTAAACGCTCTGCATAACCTTTCGGCCACTTATTTTCCAAGTAAATCTACACTGAATGTAAAAGGAGCATAGACACTGATCTACAGACTAATAATTTAGTAGCATCCAATCAGTACGAAGGAAGACATGGAATAATACAAAAACAAATGAACTTATAGATTTTGTAACCACCAGAGATGGAGCACTAACACAGTAAATAAGAgttctttatttttagaatttgaaaATTGACCCATCATCCACACCAAAAAGAGAAGGAAAAACAAGATAGATTACTAATCACTAACGAACTATAAAATGTACACCATTGTATTCTGAATTTGGATAAAGTTCCATCCCCACTTAGCATTCAGCAAAAGTACTCTTGCTAAGCTCATTATACTTGCTAGTAATGCATCAAAACACTCAAAAATCACAAACAAAAAGACGGAGATAATACCATCAAAAACTCCAAAGAGGCCGATTATCTCTCCATGAACACCGTCAATTCTTGTCTCATAAAAATCTTCCATGGAAGATCTTTTCCCTGGAGAGCTTGCATATCCATAACTGAACTTCCCATTCTGGCTGTTGcagtaaacaaaaaaaatattcaggACAAAAAAAAACCTATGAACATACATTACATATAATGCAATTGTAGATTGATGGTCAAAACTTTGAAACAACGTCTCTAGCCACATAAAATGAACGAAAATATCAAAAATGCCATTTCAAACATAATGTGCTTTTAATCTTGCACTTTGCTCAAAATATAAACgataaagaagaaaagaatcCGATGGAGAATAAACAGCTATAAACTCAACAATAGGAATATAAATCTAAGAATAGCAGACCCTTTGAAATCAATTGAGCTTCAcgttcatttaaatttttacaaagatttaatttagaaaaaaatcaaCCAACTACAATATCTAACTGCATAGTAACAAACCATATCTTCAAAATTACACTTCTATAATCATCTCATAATATTCATCTACAAAAATTTGTCATCCGCACACAAAACCAATAAAATAAGAACTCTGTATATATGCAAAAAGGCGAAGAACAGAAGTAACAGAATTCTTTCTCATAGGAACAAAATAAACATAGCATTTAGCTGCAAATAAAATACCATCTTTGAATACTTCATTTCTAAACAAACTGCAACAAACATAATTAACACATGGACAATCAATCAGAGCAAGTCAACCACACTgtaatttaacaaattaacaGAATTTCAGACAAAAACATCAACTAGTATTCTTGCCAAGACAGAAAAAGTTACACTTTTTCAAATCAAAGAATCATAGGTTAATATTAATAaacaatgaaaataaatataaatcattATTATATAAACGGCCGTCCGGCTAATATTACCTGAGACCACCACCGCTAACCGGTGAATCGTCAGCATGAACCTGACTTGAATTTGACAGTATAGAATTTAGGTATCCCATATCTTCTTCCTTTCAATTTTCACCAATATTATCACTataataactttaattttaaattactaaacaaaattCACAACACCATACAGGTTTTGTCACATTCATCAACTTCAGAAAATCACTCGCATTCACCTGcaaaaaaaatatccaaaagtcaaattacaaataaaaaaaaaacaaaagaacttGAAAAACAAAATAGATCAGGTAGCTGTTAATTTACCTGAAGAGAAATGAAATGCCATAACAGAAATTTTTCTAGAGAGCTACAATAAAAATCTTCTGTTTCATTTCTTTTTTGGTCTTTATTTGGTTTGTTTGggggaaaagaaaagaaaagaaaagaaaaatagttaagacatgaaaaaaaatagaaaaagaaaagaaaaacatgtTTTGTTTAGCTTAAAAGAAGGGGGTGGTTATTTATTGTCTATCTAAAAATAGTTATACTTACGTGTCATGAGATGCGTGACGCAAGCTTACGATAGGACCGACTAAGTCAATGGCAAAAACATGATTGATGTGGTGATGAATACACGTGGCGCTCATGTGATAGATGATGATGGCTTGTTACTTGTCCTGATGAGCCGTAGAGtaattatttttcctttttgatgCATGTCAGAATTTCATTTGTTTTGGACATGGATAGATGCCAGAATGGGTTGTCAGAATCTTAGTACTTCCTACTACAAAATTTAGATCTTTTCTAAGTTtctattttaattcaaaatataattttttttaaataaatagataCTTCTCTATTTCAATATAATTAGAtcggcttaattccttaaaagaATCTcaccttatattttattttcgtttATATCATGACCTTGTAAAAGCACCATTTGTactcaattttgaatttttatgtttcatctctacccaaaagcattaaattgtactctttttatttgaaaaaaagtttaaaacaatccttcatttttaacttatatactaatcagatattaatgttattaatagtacaaaaataccattttcttcaaaaaattaaaaataataataattttttttttattttttttattttataaaattaaaaaaattaattaattatttagatgtatttgattattttttaagtttaaggatttatttgtattttttaaaatagaaaaaaatatgttttaagttcttttccaaatgaaaaaagttcaatttaatgcttttgggtagggatgaaatataaaaacccaaaattgggtacaaatggtgtttttacaagatcagagtataaacgaagaaaaaatgtaaggtggggtttttttaaggaattaagccaatTAGATCTTTTTAATTCAAAGTATTAACACACACACAATTTCaatataattctattttttttatctctaaaTACTTtctcaattttataaaatattattcttAAACTTAATCTTCATATATTATGACTACTTAAAatttactatttatttattgtcaTTAGTCATAATAGTTAACAAAAGTACAACAAAAAgatacaaataaatttataaaaatatagagtattaataatgtttttttgAGCCTGTATAAATTGAATAATTGTTTTAGGTCAAAtagaaatacaaatttttaatatgtcaATACTTATATTAAaagatatataatttaaatattaatattatttaagcgTGTATCATTCAAATTTTTACCgtataaagttaaaataaataaatatatgaaaagAAGAAAGTAGCTTATTGATTTTGTTAGGTAAAATTAGGCAGGGAGCTactaaaatcatattatttacATAACCACCAAacaaatatttagaaatatatattttaaacttGCTCCTTCCGGTCCATATTTATTactttagaaaaatattaatcacTAATACTAGTCACTTTAGAATATCAAGTGAGCATTTATTGTTGTTTCTTAAACTTATTCCTAAAAATATTTAGTGAGCTGaaacaaactaattaaatataaaaacaattgtaATTAGTGTCGTAACggtgtatataaattaaaacatatttattatttttttatttatgtgaaATTGTCCAAAACAACAAATATTGAGGGATAAatcagaaaaatataaatttctaCTCTATCCTAAGCAGGTGCCCTTGGATCTAGGAAACTACATCCATAGAAAGAGACCCATCAGAAGAATTATGCTTCTCAACATCTTTTGATTGGCCTTCAAGGCTACTCATATATTTACATTATCCTGAAAATATCATACTATAAAAATGCAGATTAATAAAGGATTATAGCTCATCAAATCTGTTCTTCTCCATCTTATGCAGTAGTCTCGATGTAAAAGTCCAGAAAGTTTCAGGAATTTTATGGCTATAATTAACAGCAAGGGCTGAAATAATGTCGACTGTAAATGCATGAAAATCCGGCCTCAATGCTAATCGTATAAGCATTGCAGTCCACATCTCCGGTGCCAGCTTTACTGCTTGACGTAGATAATGGAATCCGTTAACCACCCTCATGACCACTGAATGGCCCTGCAGTAGAAAAACAAAATCATATACTATATTCTAACATCAGTTAACACCGCATCAGTTAAAATCATTTGGTTCCTTTATTATTTTGCGTGCTATATATTATGTTTCTATGAGACAGACAACCAAGCAAAAGCAAAACCACCACAAGATATTCGCATGTAGACTGTAGAGAGTTGAAACTTGAAATGATAAAAGCTCCTATTGCATCTAACTTCTAAAACACGGGGAACTATTCAGAGATCACAAGTTAACAATACTCGATAAATTAGTTATGTGCCAAAGAAGAAATCTCATCCTGCTCGAGACTCAAAAGATGTTTCCCTTGTAAGAAAAATTAGTTCCATCACTTAATAATTGCAACTTGCTAGTGAAAAAGAAAGCCAGGAGGAAATAAAAGATAACTATAAAAAAGTGTTGAGGAAAAAAAATCTAGTAGACTTATTGGAAAACTGAAGTTAAATAATTACTAAATAAACTGTAAGATTAAGCCTGGAAATTGATATACAAACCTCAGTCCTAGATGCTCCTCTTGCTTCATGTTTCTCATCTAATATGCAACCAACAACTTCATCTTGTAAAAAGGCATCAGCAACCTTAATTATATCCCGGACAAGGAAAACACGAACCCTCCAACCCTTTTCAGATAGAATGAAGAGCAAAAGATCTTCAGTGGCACCAACAACACAACCCATATCAAAGGATTTCCATACAAAAGTATCTTTTGCATTTTCTTCAGAATTAGAGTCCTCTCCTGTTGACGCTGAAGCCTGTTCTGATATTGCCGCTACCTAAAAAATGTCAGGAACAGACTCACATAAGGATGCCATAAGCTAATCAAAATCCATTTAGTTATCAGCGATCTAAATTCTAAAATCAAACTCAATACCCTAATCACTCATGTAAACAAGGTTCGGtcataataaagaaaaagaaaatgatacaAAGAAGATCATAGTATGATAAAATGGCATTTGGGATCTGTCAGACTGAGTCCCATCTCAAAATGTGTTGCATACAGATAAGCATGCATTAGATACTGGGAATCAGTAAGCacacaaaatattattattattgcgCAGAGACGTCATGCAGTTTATAGATTGCCAGTAATGGGGATAGACAATGTTACCGAATTGTATTAAAGAGAAATACTAATGGAAGTGAAGGGTCATCACAATCATCAAAATAAGTGAACCGGCTTATCATGCTCGAAATGTAAATGTATTGGCAATTAATTGCTAGACGTTCAGGATGACCCAGCACGTCCAAACATATCCATGTCTTACAACATGGAAACCTAAACAGAGGTTATCACTCGGATTATATATGGGTATCCTAAGATTTCTGTGGAAAGCAGCAAAAACTACTTCGGTGAAGCACGAACAGGATTATGTGGAAGTACTAGATTGACTTACCAGGCGTTCCAACCGATTCCATCTTATTGATCCATCATTGCATATAAGAAGTTGCCTCAAAATTCTTCTCATATCAGGATTTGGGTCTGCCAAAAGCCTACCGATGACGAAAGGATATGCACTCTCAACAACTTTGAAATTAGGATCCAGAACTTTTGCCGTGCCCTCAAGAGACCCAAGTGCTCTTATCACTAAAGCATAATCCGGGGGAAGGGAGAAGTCAAATTCATACATAACATCATACAGTTGATTCATTATTGCCTGAAATGAATACGAGAGACAATAAAACAATGAACATTCACATGCTAAAACTGCCCGTCGGACATGATAATCTATAAAAGAAAATTGATAAAGACTCTGAGCTTAGGTCCAGAAGAACAAGAGGGAGAGAGAACATAACATGTAACATAGTCTAAATAAAAGTGACACAAACCTCAAAATCTCGAGATTGTCTAATCCCATCACCAAAAGACGCTTGCAATGCATCCGATACTGATTTGATGTCAATCCCTTCAGGAATAAATCCCAAAGAAAGAAAATCATTTGCCAAACCCAGAGAGTCACGATTAACAAAGTGCACAAGCTGAAAGAAACGCAAATTATCAAATATTCTGTGTATATTTATCGATTGTCTATAAACTTGACACTCCTCTCCACATGTGTATTCCAAGTATGGAGAGGTTTGAGGTTACAGTGGTTCGTGTAACAATAATGACATCAAGGTTAACTGCTTATGTAACTGATGAGGTACTTTAGATGTCTAAGTGTAAGCATGTGCCAAGGTCTATTCAgctaaacatatatatatatctatatatatatatataaaaataaaatcttgaGAATATGAGAACCAAGTGTTCAAATGGATCATAATACTCTGACACTAATAGAAAGTGATACTGAATGTGGATGCTAGGAAAATTTAGAAGTAGCCAAAGAAAGCCGCAGCCGGACAATCAAACGGACATTACCATTCGGATGAGTCCCACACGGTAATGACGTGGAATATCCCCCATCATCCCAAAGTCAAAATATGCAAGAAAACCGCTGTCAGTAGCAACAAGGTTTCCTGGATGTGGATCAGCGTGGAAAAATCCCACCTCAAGCAGCTGCCTCAAAGAGCAATATAAACCCTGCAATTCATATATAAATCCATGTTTGTCAGATTTGGCCAAAAGGGTTTGCAACAATATACCCAGAAGAAATGGCAGAgactaaaaaaaaaaggaaaatggagaaaaatcataaatattcgTCACTGTAAAGTATGAGCGCCTTATACTTGGTCAATTAGTTTCTTTCTGTTCAAAAGTGCTTTCTTTAGTGCTGCATCATCTGTAAGTTTGATTCCATCTATCCATTCCATCGTCAGAACACCCTTGCAGGTCATATCCCAATATATTTTAGGAACTTTAACACATATTTCTTTCTTCTGGTGCAGGGCATTACCAACCCTCACATTTTGATGACCTTCTGAATCATTACCTGATTAATGCAAGGAGAAAATATATTAATCTAATAAGAGATGAATCGTAAAAATGCAAGCATGTTCAAGGGAGCAGGTGGCTGATAGAAGCTTGACTTGACATTACATACATATGCATTTACAGACGCATGTGTGTGTGCAAGTGTACAGATAAACTTCATA is a window of Mercurialis annua linkage group LG2, ddMerAnnu1.2, whole genome shotgun sequence DNA encoding:
- the LOC126669218 gene encoding probable protein phosphatase 2C 59, producing MGYLNSILSNSSQVHADDSPVSGGGLSQNGKFSYGYASSPGKRSSMEDFYETRIDGVHGEIIGLFGVFDGHGGARAAEYVKQNLFSNLISHPKFISDTKSAIADAYCHTDSEFLKSENNQNRDAGSTASTAILFGDRLLVANVGDSRAVICRGGTAFAVSRDHKPDQTDERQRIEDAGGFVMWAGTWRVGGVLAVSRAFGDKLLKQYVVADPEIQEEKIDSSLEFLILASDGLWDVVTNEEAVEMTKPIEDPEQAARRLLQDAFQRGSADNITCVVVRFLANQVASSRGAASHGTVGVTSV
- the LOC126669607 gene encoding uncharacterized protein LOC126669607, whose translation is MRNVFATLKRHRHLSILSKTPFHNGNVIMNHMEIRRRKEILFLPYFKLHRFSTGFTSVHGESPSAEYAKLRKESLESEFGQALGAYSSKRVSVIYRFGPFLALYRAAIVSFYVFKLTLWHISLRDVKKRAIKFRETLISLGPFYIKLGQALSTRPDILPTVYCQELAELQDQIPPFPTHVAFKSIESQLGVPVSQIFSDISPEPIASASLGQVYKAHLHSGELVAVKVQRPGMSVLLTLDALLFHMIGGQLKRFAKARKDLLVAVNEMVRHMFDEIDYVLEGKNAERFASLYGCDPCNDSEGHQNVRVGNALHQKKEICVKVPKIYWDMTCKGVLTMEWIDGIKLTDDAALKKALLNRKKLIDQGLYCSLRQLLEVGFFHADPHPGNLVATDSGFLAYFDFGMMGDIPRHYRVGLIRMLVHFVNRDSLGLANDFLSLGFIPEGIDIKSVSDALQASFGDGIRQSRDFEAIMNQLYDVMYEFDFSLPPDYALVIRALGSLEGTAKVLDPNFKVVESAYPFVIGRLLADPNPDMRRILRQLLICNDGSIRWNRLERLVAAISEQASASTGEDSNSEENAKDTFVWKSFDMGCVVGATEDLLLFILSEKGWRVRVFLVRDIIKVADAFLQDEVVGCILDEKHEARGASRTEGHSVVMRVVNGFHYLRQAVKLAPEMWTAMLIRLALRPDFHAFTVDIISALAVNYSHKIPETFWTFTSRLLHKMEKNRFDEL